The window TCCATCGCACGCGAAAGCCGAAGAGGGATGGTCGTTCACTCGGACCACCAAGGCAAATGTCGAACGATTGGCCAAGGAAGTTGGTTTCTCGTACAAGTACAACCCTCGCACGAAAGAATACGCACACCCGGCAATGCTGGCGTTTGTCTCACCTGACGGTGTGATCACTCGATACTCGCTCGGCGTCGCTTTCCCACCGGACCAAATGAAGTTGGCATTGGTCGAGGCTGGCCAAGGCAACGTTGGTGACATTGTCGATCAGTTTGTACTGTGGTGTTACAGCTACGACCCGAACGAGAACAGCTATGTGCCACAAGCTTGGAAGATGATGCGAGCCGGCGGCCTGATCACGATCACGTTGCTGGGACTCGCGTTGTTGCCTTATTGGCTGGGCCGGAAAGGTTCGCCATCAAATGTGGCTGACGAAGAAACACAAGACGGAAACGTCAACTCGACGGCTGGTTCCGATAACACATCGGGATCAGCACCTTTGAAACCAACGCAGTGGCATTTGTCCGGAAATGCCGACTGACCATCGCTTGCGAATTTCGCGAGCCCAGACAACCGAATCCACTGCGACCTGAAAATCATTCACTTAAATGTTTCCTGCAATCGAATCGCTCGCTATGACGTTTCCAACTTTGTTGGCTGACACGAACGCGGACTTTTGGTTTCCCATCCAAGGTTCATCGTTCGCCGAAGAAGTTGATTGGGTTTACGACCTGATCCTGTACATCAGTTTGGCATTCTTCGTGCCAATGATGGCGTTCATGGTTTGGTGCCTGTTTAAATACATCAAGGCTCGCGGAACGAAGGCGGAAAGCCAAATTTCGCACCACACCACGCTGGAGCTGACTTGGTCGATCGGTCCTTCGGTATTGTTGGTTTGGATGTTTGTCCAGGGTTCGATCTCGTTCTTGGACATGCGGACGCCGCCGGAAGGTTCCTACGACATCGGGGTTCAAGCCTTCAAATGGGGTTGGACCATGGATTACGGGAACGGAACGTTCCATCCTGAGTTGCACATCGTCAAAGATGAGCCGACCAAGCTTTCGATGCGAAGCACGGACGTGATTCACAGTTTGTTCGTGCCTGCGTTCCGGGCGAAGAAAGACATTGTGCCGGGTCGGTACAACTACATGTGGTTCAAACCCACGGTTGCAAGCGAGCAGATCAGCGATGAAGCACTCGCCAAGATTAAGAAGCAAAGTGAAGGTACGACCTGGGATTACGACAAAGTCCACACGATTCAGACCGAGGATGGCGAGCGAGAACTGCAAGTCACACCGGAAGGTTACACGTTCTTCGATTTGTACTGCACCGAGTACTGCGGCAAGAACCATTCGGAAATGCAAACCGTTGTCGTGGTTCATGAAACACAGGCTGAACTCGAGGCATGGATCAAAGCGAACAGCAGCCGCGGTCCTATTCCGATGGAAGAGTGGGGTGAATTGCTCTACGGCCGTCGAGGTTGCTCGGGTTGTCACTCCGTTGATGGAACGAAATTGGTTGGACCATCGTTCAAGGATCTGTACGGCAGCCAGCATGCTTTGACGACTGGTGAAAACCAAGTCGTCGACGAAAACTACGTTCGCGAATCGATTATCGCTCCGAAAGCGAAGGTGGTCGCCGGATATCAGCCGGTCATGCCGAGTTACCAGGGTCAACTCAGCGATGACGACATCGCCTCGATCATCGCGTACTTGAAGTCAATCAGCGCAAACGCACCGTCGCAACCGGCGGGTGCCGAGGCTGAATCGGAAGAAGAATCTGCGGAATAGTTCGTTTAGAGATTCAGGCTGATTCGGTAAACTGACTGATAGCCTTTTCAAAGCACACCCATCACCGACACGTTTTACGGTCTCCAGAAGGGACGCCAATATGTCCAACGCTACACTCCCAGCGGGCGCTCGCGACCCCGGTTATCCAACCGAACGCGAAAACTACCTGACCAACTCCTCGGGCATCCTCAGCTGGATGTTCACGCTGGATCACAAACGCATCGGATTGATGTATTTGATCGGTGTGATGAGCGCGTTCGCTGTCGGTGGTTTGCTCGCACTCGCCATTCGCTTGCACTTGCTCAACCCCAATGGTTGGATGTTCTCCGGTGCTGAGGCGAACAATATCTACAACCAGGTGTTCACCCTTCACGGGGCGATCATGGTTTTCCTGTTCATTATTCCGAGTATCCCGGCGGCACTGGGGAACTTCCTTGTTCCGGTGATGCTTGGGGCAAAGGATGTTGGTTTCCCCAGGCTGAATCTGAGTAGTTTTTACTTGTGGGTGTTCGGTGCGTTGTTTTTCGTCACCGCTTTGTTCAGCAGCGGATTGGACACCGGATGGACGTTCTACACGCCATACAGCACAACCACCGACACGTCGGTGATCTTGGCGACCTTGGGCGCGTTCATTCTAGGTTTCAGTTCGATCTTTACCGGATTGAATTTCATCGTGACGATCAACACGATGCGTCCCCCAGGGATGACTTGGTTCAAGATGCCTTTGTTCCTTTGGGCGACCTACGCAACCAGCATCATTCAAGTGTTGGCAACGCCAGTGCTCGGTATCACACTGCTGCTGTTGATTGCCGAACGTACGATGCACATCGGGATTTTTGATCCCGAGTTCAACGGTGACCCGGTCACGTACCAGCACTTTTTCTGGTTCTACAGCCACCCTGCTGTGTACATCATGATTTTGCCGGCCTTCGGCATCATCAGTGAGCTGATCAGCGTCCACAGCCACAAACATATCTTCGGTTACCGCTTTATCGCTTATTCCTCGATCGCGATCGCTCTGTTGGGCTTTTTGGTCTGGGGACACCACATGTTCACCGCGGGCATGAGCTCGCTGACGACGATTGTGTTCTCGGCTTTGACGTTCACCGTGTCGGTGCCGTCGGCGATCAAAGTGTTTAACTGGTTGGCGACGATGTACAAGGGCTCGATTAGCCTGACGACGCCGATGTGCTATGCCATTTCGTTCATCTTCCTGTTCACGATCGGTGGTTTGACCGGGTTGTTCCTCGGAACACTCGCGACCGACTTGCACCTTCATGACACGTACTTCGTGGTGGCTCACTTCCACTACGTGATGGTTGGTGGAACGCTGATCGCTTTCCTCGGTGGTGTGTTCCACTGGTGGCCGAAGATGGTTGGCAAGCTTTACAACGAAACCCACGGCCGAATCGCATCCCTGTTGGTATTCCTCGGATTCAATGGCACGTTCTTGCCGCAATTCGTCTTGGGTAGCCGCGGGATGCCTCGTCGATATGCGACCTACGACCCCGAGTTCGCATTCCTGCACCAACTCAGCACATTCGGTGCGTTGCTGCTGGGAATGGGGTTGCTTTACGCTTTCATCGTGCTGATGGTCTCGCTGGTGAAGGGCCGCCGTGCTCCCGCCAACCCTTGGGGAGGCGTGACGCTGGAATGGCAATGCACCAGCCCTCCACCGTATTACAACTTTGAGCGTCCGCCAGTTGTTGGCGACCCATATGATTTCCACAGCTTGGAATGGGACGCTGAGAACGAGCGTTATGTCATGACGGAGCCAGAACGCAAACTGGTTCCTGAGTCGACGCCCGAGGAAGTTCCCGCCCACGCTGGTGGCCAAAAGTAGTTTTAGGTCTGCCCTGCGTCGAATTGTCCATCTGGTTGGATCGTGCGACGTTCGGGGGCAGTTGTTATAAATCCCGCGGCATCCGATTGGTGCCGCTTTCCGTTTTGAATCAGTCCACACGTCGGCCCACCGCTCATGGCAACGATCGACTCAGTAACCAATACCACCGATGCTCACGCGGATGATTCGCATGGGCACGATCACGATCATCCATCTTGGTTGGCGCACCATTTCGACTCCCCTGAACAGCAATTTGACAGCGGTAAGCTGGGCATTTGGTTGTTCCTGGTCACCGAAATTTTGTTCTTCAGTGGGATGTTCTGTGCGTACGCTATCTTCCGAATGCTTAGGCCTGATGTATTCGTCGGATGTAGCGAGTTTTTGAACACCAAGCTTGGTGCGATCAACACCGGCGTTCTGTTGTTCAGTTCGCTGACAATGGCTTGGGCCGTTCGTTGCTCGCAAACGGAAGAACACAAAAAGTTGGTCGCATTGATCGCGACGACGCTCTCCTGTGCGATGGTCTTCTTGGGTGTGAAGTCGATCGAATACTCGCACAAATGGGGCATGGGACTCCTGCCTCCGGGTTCGTATTTCTACAGTGCCGCCAACGAACATCCGACCGCACAGCAGTTGGTCGATATTCATGGTTTTTCGGAGTCGATGGCGTACTTCCTGACAAATAGCCTGTACTTCATCTGTGCTCCATTCGCTTTGGTTGTCGTCGGTGTTCTTGTATGGCTGATCGTGGCCAAAGTATCGGGCAACGCTTTTCAGTATGCTTGTGCAAAGCCGTTGCTGGTCGTTGCTTTGAGCTTCTTCGGCGGCGTTGGATTGGGAATGATCCTGGAATCCGGTGGTGAGCACCACGACGGCGAGCACGTTGCAGCGGCCGGCGATCACGCGGACGCGGAGCATGGCGATCACGCTCACGAAGGCGATGATCATGGTGATGCTGACCACGCAGTCGCTGCTGCAGACCACTCGGAAGCATCGGCTGACGAGGTCGATGCGACGATGGTGGAGTCGCCACTGGGTGATGACTACGCCGCGGTGAAGCTGTTGGCTGAAAACGAAACCAACACTGGTTTGAAGGACTTGGTTGCCGCAGAGCAAACGCAACAGTCAATCGCCAAAGGAAAAGTGCTGACAGATCCGTCGGCCAGCGACATGGGGATCACAGCCGTCGAAGGCGATGTGAATACACCTCGTCAGGCAGGTGTTTTCTTCGGCATCTATTACTGCATGACCGGTGTTCACGCGATTCACATTTTGGCCGGGATTGGAGTTCTGGTCTGGCTTTTGGTTCGTGCGGTTCGTCAGGATTTCAATCGTCAGTACTTTGGTCCCGTGGACTACGTCGGTTTGTACTGGCACTTGGTTGACTTGATTTGGATCTACCTGTTTCCGCTTCTGTATCTGATTCGCTGATACAGCCGCCGATCCGTTTTTCCGCACACACTCTCAAATAACGACCCATCGAAAGTTGCAACATGTCTGACCACGGACATTCCACCGCCACCGCTGATTTGCACGACGGCCATGCAGAGGGCGATTTTGCTCACCCATTGCCACTGCCGTTGTTGTTCGGCGTTTTCGGTGCCTTGGTGTTTTTGACGATCGTCACTGTCGCTCAAGCCAACTACGACTTGGGAAGTTTTGATATCGCGGTGGTGATGTTCATCGCGACGATCAAAGCGGTCTTGGTCGGTTTGTTCTTCATGCACTTGGCGTTCGACAAACCTTTTAACTTGATCGTGTTTCTGTCGTCGTTTGTTTTTGTGGCTTTGTTTGTGATCATCACGCTGAGCGACGCAAACATGAACTCAGGCTCATTTGAGGACAATCCAAATGATGCTCCCCCTGCAGCTGCGGCGGAGATGTAGCGAATAGACGTCATTTGCGTTGCCGACACGGCCCCGCACAACGAGTACGCCCGGTAGCCGATACCGGGCTTTTTTATTGGCCAGATGGAGGTTGCCGCTCAACCTGGTTGGCTGGATTCGCTCAGTTTTTGAGATGCCTGATTGTCAGACGCGGGATTTTGTCGCGAATGCTTGACCTAAACCTCCCAAACTGTTTTTCTGACGTATGTTTGCAGGTTCAGACATTCCCTCAGGAGAAAAACAGCGATGCGTTCTATGTCCGGTTCTGTGTTGGCTTTGTTGGCAGCAGTTAGTTTTGGAGCCTCCGTGGTGGGCAGTCCCGCCGATGTTGCCGCTGAAGATTGGAGTCCCGTTGTTGTGCCGACCGGCGAATATCGGGCTCAGATCCAAGCGACGCCAATCACGGAACGTCCCGGACGTTTGTTCCACGTTTATGGAAACACGGTTCGCTGGGTTGATAGTGCTGAGCAGACTCCATTGACATACCGACCACTTCGCCGCGTCGTGATCGGCACTGACGGTGTACCGTCAGGATCCGGAGGCATTCTTCCTTTCGGTCGCCGATAGGTCGCGGTCGTTCACTGAGACTCGATTCTCGCTGTGAAGGCACGGAAGTCTTCGAGCGTGTCGATTCCCGGAGCGGATGCTTCGACGGGGGCGACAACAATCGTTTTTCCTGCTTCGATGGCTCGGAGTTGTTCGAGTTTTTCAATTTGCTCCAGACGACCGGGCGGTTGAGTCGCGAACCAAAGTAGGAATTCGCGACGATAGGCATACAGCCCGATGTGCTGCCAGTAGTTGGGCGGTTCCGCATTGAGCAAGGCGTCCGTTAATCCATCGCGGGGATGCGGAACGGCAGCGCGACTGAAGGTGATCGCGCGGTGGTCGTCGCCTAAGACGGCTTTGACACAGTTTGGGTCTTCCACTCGCTCTCGATCTTTGATGGCACAAGCCGCGGTGGCAATGTCAGCTTCGGGATGCTGCATCAAAAGCTTTGCCACCGCATCGATCGTCTTGGGATCGATTTCGGGTTCGTCGCCTTGGACATTGATTAAGATGTTGATGTCTTCGTGCATCAGAGCGACTTCCGCGATTCGATCGGTTCCGCTTTGACAGTCAACGCTGGTCAACCGAGCCTGCCCGCCGAACGAATCGACTTCAGCCGCAAGTCTCGGGTCATCGACCGCAACGATCACTTCCTCTGCGACGGACGATTTCAGGGCGGCTTCGTAGGTGTGCTGCAGAACTGATTTGCCGCCCGCTTGCAGCAACAGTTTTTGACTGAGGCGAGAGGAGGCCAAGCGAGCGGGAATGACGATCATGCACTTCATGGAACTTCCGGTGGCTTGTCGGATGGGATGGTGTCAGTTGATCGGCGAAATTGGCGGAAGACAATCCCGGTTCGTGACAGTGGAGATGGAGCGTTTTTGAGATGCAAACGCCATTGAATCGGCAACAACGATTGATTCAATGACCCACGGGGTTGATTATCGCACCATGGCTCCACGGCGTTTGGAATCCGGTTAGAACTAGGGCACCGTCAGCGAGGCAACCGGCTCCATTCGTTAACAACAGGTTTTTCATGTCTGGTGCAGAGCAAACAACAGGCCAGAACTCTCGAGGGATGTGGTGGGCGACAACGGGAGACATCAATGCCTTTTTTGGGTTGATGCTCGATAACGTGGCGGGGTTGTTGCTGATGACGGCTTTGTTGGCCGGGTTCGGTTTACCGGCCGAGTTCACCGTGACGCATATGGTGCCGGGAACAGCGCTCGGCGTCATGTTGGGTGATATCGCATTTTTTTTCATCGCTCTACGAATGGGCCGCCAGCAGAACCGGGATGATGTGACGGCGATGCCGTTGGGGTTGGACACTCCCTCGACTTTCGGAATGATATTGTTGGTGTTGGGGCCCGCGTTTTTGGCCGCGCGAGCAGGTGGAATGTCAGAACTGGAAGCCGCTCGTCATACATGGCACATCGGTATTTGGTGCACGGTGATGTGCGGTGTGTTGAAACTGATTTT of the Rhodopirellula baltica SH 1 genome contains:
- a CDS encoding SCO family protein codes for the protein MKTYSSSRMTSLLPAASWVFVVAWLVLFVGGESKTWAQPSTRADDQGADVLLNDGIPKGVENVTVEQRLGNQLPGDMKLVDSMGRKLTLSHYLDGKRSLILTLNYSNCPMLCNVQLNQLAQSLDKMDDLKIGEDFQLLSVSIDPTETDQRLRDTKQRYVEQVPSHAKAEEGWSFTRTTKANVERLAKEVGFSYKYNPRTKEYAHPAMLAFVSPDGVITRYSLGVAFPPDQMKLALVEAGQGNVGDIVDQFVLWCYSYDPNENSYVPQAWKMMRAGGLITITLLGLALLPYWLGRKGSPSNVADEETQDGNVNSTAGSDNTSGSAPLKPTQWHLSGNAD
- a CDS encoding cytochrome c oxidase subunit II, whose protein sequence is MFPAIESLAMTFPTLLADTNADFWFPIQGSSFAEEVDWVYDLILYISLAFFVPMMAFMVWCLFKYIKARGTKAESQISHHTTLELTWSIGPSVLLVWMFVQGSISFLDMRTPPEGSYDIGVQAFKWGWTMDYGNGTFHPELHIVKDEPTKLSMRSTDVIHSLFVPAFRAKKDIVPGRYNYMWFKPTVASEQISDEALAKIKKQSEGTTWDYDKVHTIQTEDGERELQVTPEGYTFFDLYCTEYCGKNHSEMQTVVVVHETQAELEAWIKANSSRGPIPMEEWGELLYGRRGCSGCHSVDGTKLVGPSFKDLYGSQHALTTGENQVVDENYVRESIIAPKAKVVAGYQPVMPSYQGQLSDDDIASIIAYLKSISANAPSQPAGAEAESEEESAE
- a CDS encoding cytochrome c oxidase subunit I produces the protein MSNATLPAGARDPGYPTERENYLTNSSGILSWMFTLDHKRIGLMYLIGVMSAFAVGGLLALAIRLHLLNPNGWMFSGAEANNIYNQVFTLHGAIMVFLFIIPSIPAALGNFLVPVMLGAKDVGFPRLNLSSFYLWVFGALFFVTALFSSGLDTGWTFYTPYSTTTDTSVILATLGAFILGFSSIFTGLNFIVTINTMRPPGMTWFKMPLFLWATYATSIIQVLATPVLGITLLLLIAERTMHIGIFDPEFNGDPVTYQHFFWFYSHPAVYIMILPAFGIISELISVHSHKHIFGYRFIAYSSIAIALLGFLVWGHHMFTAGMSSLTTIVFSALTFTVSVPSAIKVFNWLATMYKGSISLTTPMCYAISFIFLFTIGGLTGLFLGTLATDLHLHDTYFVVAHFHYVMVGGTLIAFLGGVFHWWPKMVGKLYNETHGRIASLLVFLGFNGTFLPQFVLGSRGMPRRYATYDPEFAFLHQLSTFGALLLGMGLLYAFIVLMVSLVKGRRAPANPWGGVTLEWQCTSPPPYYNFERPPVVGDPYDFHSLEWDAENERYVMTEPERKLVPESTPEEVPAHAGGQK
- a CDS encoding cytochrome c oxidase subunit 3 codes for the protein MATIDSVTNTTDAHADDSHGHDHDHPSWLAHHFDSPEQQFDSGKLGIWLFLVTEILFFSGMFCAYAIFRMLRPDVFVGCSEFLNTKLGAINTGVLLFSSLTMAWAVRCSQTEEHKKLVALIATTLSCAMVFLGVKSIEYSHKWGMGLLPPGSYFYSAANEHPTAQQLVDIHGFSESMAYFLTNSLYFICAPFALVVVGVLVWLIVAKVSGNAFQYACAKPLLVVALSFFGGVGLGMILESGGEHHDGEHVAAAGDHADAEHGDHAHEGDDHGDADHAVAAADHSEASADEVDATMVESPLGDDYAAVKLLAENETNTGLKDLVAAEQTQQSIAKGKVLTDPSASDMGITAVEGDVNTPRQAGVFFGIYYCMTGVHAIHILAGIGVLVWLLVRAVRQDFNRQYFGPVDYVGLYWHLVDLIWIYLFPLLYLIR
- a CDS encoding cytochrome C oxidase subunit IV family protein; the protein is MSDHGHSTATADLHDGHAEGDFAHPLPLPLLFGVFGALVFLTIVTVAQANYDLGSFDIAVVMFIATIKAVLVGLFFMHLAFDKPFNLIVFLSSFVFVALFVIITLSDANMNSGSFEDNPNDAPPAAAAEM
- the kdsB gene encoding 3-deoxy-manno-octulosonate cytidylyltransferase, translated to MKCMIVIPARLASSRLSQKLLLQAGGKSVLQHTYEAALKSSVAEEVIVAVDDPRLAAEVDSFGGQARLTSVDCQSGTDRIAEVALMHEDINILINVQGDEPEIDPKTIDAVAKLLMQHPEADIATAACAIKDRERVEDPNCVKAVLGDDHRAITFSRAAVPHPRDGLTDALLNAEPPNYWQHIGLYAYRREFLLWFATQPPGRLEQIEKLEQLRAIEAGKTIVVAPVEASAPGIDTLEDFRAFTARIESQ